In 'Nostoc azollae' 0708, the following are encoded in one genomic region:
- a CDS encoding diflavin flavoprotein has product MVAISEEVEPRLTIQTVEIAPNTTAIRSLDWDRDRFDIEFGLQNGTTYNSYLIRGEQTVLIDTSHQKFRQLYLDTLKSLVNPKTIDYIIVSHTEPDHSGLVEDVLQLAPRATVLASKVALQFLEGLVHDPFSKRIVKSGDRINIGKGHEIEFVSAPNLHWPDTIFSFDRKTQIIYTCDAFGMHFCDNRTFDEDLEAIEADFRFYYDCLMSPNARSLLNAMKRMGDLGKINIIANGHGPLLHHHLDILTECYQSWSQRQATAETTVGLFYVSEYGYSDRLAMAISEGIQKAGVGVEVIDLNTAEPQEIQELAGRASGLVIGMPPTSSISAQSGISSLLSVAKNKQVVGLFECYGGDDEPIDTLRRKFIDLGIKEAFPAIRIKEVPGVFTYQICGEAGTDLGQLVMRERNIKQIKSLDVNMEKALGRISSGLYIVTTKKGDISGAMIASWVTQASLQPLGFTMAVAKDRAIDSLLQIGDRFVLNVLEEGNYQDLKKHFLKRLHPGADRFAGVKTQTAKNGSPILTDALAYMECEVVTSMECSDHWILYCTVENGRVSKPDAVTAVRHRKVGNYY; this is encoded by the coding sequence ATGGTAGCGATCTCAGAGGAAGTTGAGCCTCGGTTAACTATACAAACTGTTGAAATTGCCCCTAACACCACGGCGATTCGCTCTCTTGATTGGGATCGGGATCGTTTTGATATTGAATTTGGACTGCAAAACGGCACAACCTATAATTCATATTTAATTAGAGGTGAACAAACTGTTTTGATTGATACTTCTCACCAGAAGTTTCGTCAATTGTATTTAGATACACTCAAAAGTTTGGTTAACCCCAAAACTATTGATTATATAATTGTCAGTCATACAGAACCAGATCATAGTGGTTTGGTAGAAGATGTATTACAGTTAGCACCAAGAGCGACTGTTTTAGCTTCCAAAGTAGCACTGCAATTTTTGGAAGGTTTGGTACATGATCCTTTTTCCAAGCGAATTGTTAAAAGTGGCGATCGCATTAATATTGGTAAAGGACATGAAATAGAATTCGTCAGTGCGCCAAATTTACACTGGCCTGATACCATTTTCAGCTTTGACCGCAAAACCCAAATCATCTACACTTGCGATGCTTTTGGAATGCATTTTTGTGATAATCGCACCTTTGACGAAGATTTAGAGGCCATTGAAGCCGACTTCAGATTTTACTACGATTGCTTAATGAGTCCAAATGCTCGTTCTCTATTGAATGCAATGAAGAGAATGGGTGATTTAGGCAAAATTAACATTATTGCCAACGGACACGGACCATTACTACACCATCACTTAGATATTCTGACAGAGTGTTATCAAAGCTGGAGCCAAAGACAAGCCACAGCAGAAACTACTGTTGGTTTATTCTATGTTTCAGAATACGGTTATAGTGATCGCTTGGCTATGGCAATTTCTGAAGGTATCCAAAAAGCTGGTGTGGGAGTAGAAGTAATTGATCTGAACACCGCAGAACCTCAAGAAATTCAAGAACTAGCAGGTAGAGCATCAGGTCTTGTGATTGGAATGCCTCCAACTAGTTCGATTTCTGCTCAATCTGGTATCAGTTCATTGCTATCAGTCGCCAAAAATAAGCAAGTAGTGGGACTATTTGAATGTTACGGTGGCGATGATGAACCCATTGATACCTTACGTCGTAAGTTTATTGACTTGGGAATTAAAGAAGCATTTCCAGCAATTCGCATTAAAGAAGTTCCTGGTGTCTTTACGTACCAAATTTGTGGAGAAGCAGGTACAGATTTGGGACAATTGGTGATGCGGGAACGCAACATCAAACAAATCAAATCCCTCGACGTGAACATGGAAAAAGCGTTGGGTCGGATTAGCAGTGGATTGTACATTGTTACCACCAAAAAAGGTGATATTAGTGGTGCAATGATAGCTTCCTGGGTGACACAAGCTAGTTTACAGCCGTTAGGATTCACCATGGCTGTAGCTAAAGATCGGGCTATTGATAGCTTACTGCAAATAGGTGATCGCTTTGTTCTCAACGTTCTGGAAGAAGGAAATTATCAAGACCTGAAAAAGCACTTCCTCAAGCGTTTACATCCCGGTGCAGATAGATTTGCCGGAGTAAAAACCCAAACCGCCAAAAACGGTTCACCAATTTTGACAGATGCACTTGCATACATGGAATGTGAAGTTGTCACCAGCATGGAATGTAGTGACCACTGGATTTTATACTGCACAGTTGAAAATGGACGAGTTTCTAAACCTGACGCAGTTACAGCAGTACGTCATCGCAAAGTAGGGAACTACTACTAA
- a CDS encoding Ppx/GppA phosphatase family protein, translated as MLNAVSANWESTPTQPVKQNPIIAAIDIGTNSLHIVIVRIEPTLPAFTMIAREKETVRLGERNLETGELKPEVIRKAIACLGRFQKLAKSLEAESIIAVATSAVREAPNGQDFLQNIESEIGLSVDLISGQEEARRIYLGVLSGMEFNHEPHIIIDIGGGSTELILGDSQDPRSLTSTKVGAVRLTGELINTDPISHCEFQYLQAYAKGMLERSVEDVLFKLKPGESPKLVGTSGTIETLATIHAKEKMGVVPSTLNGYQFSLQDLRTWVTRLRRMTNVERAAISGMPEKRSEVILAGAVILQEAMTLLDVDSVSLCERSLREGVIVDWMLTHGFIDNKLRYQSSIRERNVLKIAKKYHINLENSNACGDHSDHIAKFALSLFDQTQSQLHNWGQQERQLLWAAAILHNCGHYISHSSHHKHSYYLIRNGELLGYNETEIEIIANLARYHRKSPPKKKHDNYRNLLHKEHRLIVSQLSAILRLSVALDRRQIGAISQVQCEYIPQKHEFKILLFPRILGDDCALELWSLDYKKGVFEEEFGLKLDANLVNTCSVNFP; from the coding sequence ATGCTGAATGCAGTTTCAGCTAACTGGGAGAGTACACCTACTCAACCAGTCAAGCAAAACCCGATTATTGCGGCTATTGATATCGGTACTAATTCCTTACATATCGTCATAGTAAGAATTGAACCGACGCTACCAGCTTTTACGATGATCGCCAGAGAAAAAGAAACGGTAAGATTAGGCGAGCGCAACTTGGAAACTGGAGAACTCAAACCAGAAGTGATCAGAAAAGCGATCGCTTGTTTGGGACGTTTCCAAAAACTTGCTAAAAGCCTAGAAGCAGAAAGCATTATTGCAGTAGCAACCAGCGCCGTCCGCGAAGCCCCTAATGGGCAGGATTTTTTACAGAACATAGAAAGCGAAATAGGCTTAAGCGTAGACTTGATTTCTGGTCAAGAAGAAGCCCGACGCATCTATTTAGGTGTTTTATCAGGGATGGAATTTAATCACGAACCACACATCATTATTGACATTGGTGGTGGTTCCACAGAATTAATTTTAGGTGACTCTCAAGACCCCCGCAGCCTTACCAGCACGAAAGTAGGTGCAGTGCGACTAACTGGAGAGTTAATTAACACCGACCCAATCAGCCATTGTGAGTTTCAATACTTACAAGCTTATGCAAAAGGGATGTTAGAACGTTCTGTAGAAGATGTACTTTTTAAACTCAAACCTGGTGAATCTCCCAAATTGGTGGGAACATCAGGCACCATTGAAACCTTAGCAACTATTCATGCTAAAGAAAAAATGGGTGTTGTTCCTTCTACTCTCAACGGTTATCAATTTAGTCTTCAAGACTTGCGGACTTGGGTAACTCGCTTACGACGGATGACCAATGTAGAAAGGGCTGCAATTTCAGGAATGCCAGAAAAGCGGTCAGAAGTGATACTAGCTGGGGCGGTGATATTACAGGAAGCCATGACCCTGTTAGATGTGGATTCAGTTTCACTCTGTGAACGATCTCTGCGAGAAGGTGTAATTGTCGATTGGATGCTGACACATGGTTTTATTGACAACAAACTACGCTATCAAAGTTCGATTAGAGAACGTAATGTTCTAAAAATTGCTAAGAAATACCATATTAACTTAGAAAATAGCAATGCTTGTGGCGACCATAGCGATCACATAGCTAAATTTGCATTGAGTTTATTTGATCAAACTCAAAGTCAACTACATAATTGGGGTCAACAAGAAAGACAATTGCTTTGGGCTGCTGCCATTTTACACAATTGTGGTCACTACATCAGCCATTCTTCACACCACAAGCATTCATACTATTTGATTAGAAATGGTGAATTACTTGGTTATAACGAAACTGAAATAGAAATCATAGCTAATTTAGCCCGTTATCACCGCAAATCACCCCCTAAGAAAAAACACGATAACTACCGTAATTTATTGCATAAAGAACATCGGCTCATAGTTTCTCAACTGAGTGCAATTTTAAGATTGTCAGTAGCCTTAGATAGAAGACAAATCGGTGCTATCTCTCAAGTGCAGTGTGAATATATTCCCCAGAAACATGAATTTAAAATCTTGTTATTCCCCAGAATTTTAGGTGATGATTGTGCTTTAGAACTGTGGAGTTTAGATTATAAGAAAGGTGTGTTTGAAGAAGAATTTGGTTTAAAATTAGACGCAAATTTAGTTAATACTTGCAGCGTGAATTTTCCTTAG